In Phaeodactylum tricornutum CCAP 1055/1 chromosome 21, whole genome shotgun sequence, the following proteins share a genomic window:
- a CDS encoding predicted protein has protein sequence MEGSFALEYQAARLIRVLEFSFPDEQSFDLIGFSLGGRVALATACLYPRKVSSLHLTGVGCSRDAFGIVVLRAWEHLLETNNMSGFGWSALSASYSSSFLLRNVDQLPSWVEQLEAEFPNRASVSALHRLIVDTCDRDGDEYTVAEMALRLDSSIPVTLVVGGQDCLAPPSSVQQLAFILLHRRQNETSSSSVKSTTILHTGHAVPIEQRSTWCRTIL, from the coding sequence ATGGAAGGCAGTTTTGCACTCGAATACCAAGCCGCTAGATTAATCCGAGTTCTGGAATTTTCTTTCCCAGATGAGCAATCGTTTGATCTGATTGGATTTTCCCTGGGAGGTCGCGTTGCCTTGGCAACTGCCTGTTTATACCCTCGCAAGGTATCGTCTCTACATTTGACCGGAGTCGGATGCTCTCGTGATGCGTTTGGAATCGTAGTATTGCGAGCCTGGGAACATTTGCTAGAAACGAACAATATGTCAGGATTCGGGTGGTCGGCCTTATCAGCCAGCTATTCGTCTTCCTTTTTACTCCGAAATGTTGATCAGTTGCCATCATGGGTCGAACAATTGGAAGCCGAATTCCCTAATCGAGCCAGTGTATCGGCACTCCACCGTTTGATAGTTGATACATGTGACCGAGATGGTGACGAATATACTGTGGCAGAAATGGCACTACGGCTAGATTCTAGCATTCCTGTTACCTTGGTGGTCGGAGGTCAAGATTGCCTGGCTCCTCCTTCCTCCGTGCAGCAACTAGCCTTTATTTTACTTCATCGGCGACAGAATGAAACATCATCCTCGAGTGTGAAAAGCACTACTATTCTTCATACCGGACACGCCGTGCCCATTGAGCAAAGGTCTACGTGGTGTCGAACAATTCTTTGA
- a CDS encoding predicted protein, with translation MQHEAPCLVGVGTFFRFALSVGDVCGRSRDDTVTFASKIHDPMAEGVLPNPITANKKTRSVSFDEIQIRNYNTIVGDHPLCMSGFPLSLGWEVDSTELYSVDYYEKFRLPRRNRHQLRTSSEERERILCKNYAIESSYEIRQARRKLHRVRSTNAKLHEQVKEMFFNEALFSQ, from the coding sequence ATGCAACATGAAGCTCCCTGTTTGGTAGGTGTCGGTACTTTCTTTCGCTTTGCTTTGAGCGTGGGGGATGTATGTGGTCGCTCGCGCGATGACACAGTCACGTTCGCTTCGAAAATTCATGATCCTATGGCAGAAGGAGTGCTACCAAATCCTATCACCGCCAACAAGAAAACAAGGTCAGTTtcctttgacgaaattcaAATCCGCAACTACAACACAATTGTCGGCGACCATCCTTTGTGTATGTCGGGGTTTCCTTTGAGTCTGGGTTGGGAAGTAGATAGCACAGAATTGTATTCTGTCGATTACTATGAGAAATTTCGACTACCGAGACGAAATCGTCACCAGCTGCGCACTTCGAGCGAAGAAAGGGAGCGCATTCTTTGTAAAAATTACGCGATTGAATCTTCGTACGAAATACGACAAGCCCGCCGCAAGCTACATCGGGTCCGAAGCACCAACGCCAAATTGCACGAACAGGTGAAAGAAATGTTTTTTAACGAGGCGCTTTTCAGTCAATAG